A window from Triticum aestivum cultivar Chinese Spring chromosome 6D, IWGSC CS RefSeq v2.1, whole genome shotgun sequence encodes these proteins:
- the LOC100682478 gene encoding catalase isozyme 2 yields the protein MDPCKFRPSSSFDTKTTTTNAGQPVWNDNEALTVGPRGPILLEDYHLLEKIAHFARERIPERVVHARGASAKGFFECTHDVTGLTCADFLRAPGARTPVIVRFSTVIHERGSPETIRDPRGFAVKFYTREGNWDLLGNNFPVFFIRDGIKFPDVIHAFKPNPKSHVQEYWRVFDFLSHHPESLHTFFFLFDDVGIPTDYRHMDGFGVNTYTFVSRAGKSHYVKFHWRPTCGVSCLMDDEATLVGGKNHSHATQDLYDSIDAGNFPEWKLFVQVIDPDDEDRFDFDPLDDTKTWPEDLVPLQPVGRLVLDRNVDNFFNENEQLAFGPGLVVPGIYYSDDKMLQCRVFAYADTQRYRLGPNYLMLPVNAPKCGFKNNHYDGAMNFMHRDEEVDYYPSRHAPLRHAEPASFPVPTRPVVGKREKTRIKKENDFVQPGERYRSWAPDRQDRFVRRFADALAHPKVSHELRVIWIDFLSKCDKSCGMKVANRLNVKPSM from the exons ATGGATCCCTGCAAG TTCCGGCCGTCGAGCAGCTTCGACACCAAGACGACGACCACCAACGCCGGCCAGCCGGTGTGGAACGACAACGAGGCGCTCACCGTCGGCCCGCGCGGCCCCATCCTGCTGGAGGACTACCACCTGCTGGAGAAGATCGCCCACTTCGCGCGCGAGCGCATCCCGGAGCGCGTCGTCCACGCCAGGGGCGCCTCCGCCAAGGGCTTCTTCGAGTGCACCCACGACGTCACCGGCCTCACCTGCGCCGACTTCCTCCGCGCGCCCGGGGCGCGCACCCCCGTCATCGTCCGCTTCTCCACCGTCATCCACGAGCGCGGCTCGCCCGAGACCATCCGCGACCCGCGCGGGTTCGCCGTCAAGTTCTACACGCGCGAGGGCAACTGGGACCTGCTCGGCAACAACTTCCCCGTCTTCTTCATCCGCGACGGCATCAAGTTCCCCGACGTCATCCACGCCTTCAAGCCCAACCCCAAGTCGCACGTGCAGGAGTACTGGCGCGTCTTCGACTTCCTCTCCCACCACCCGGAGAGCCtccacaccttcttcttcctcttcgacgACGTCGGCATCCCCACCGACTACCGCCACATGGACGGCTTCGGCGTCAACACCTACACCTTCGTCTCCCGCGCTGGCAAGTCCCACTACGTCAAGTTCCACTGGAGGCCCACCTGCGGCGTCAGCTGCCTCATGGACGACGAGGCCACCCTCGTCGGCGGCAAGAATCACAGCCACGCCACCCAGGACCTCTACGACTCCATCGACGCCGGCAACTTCCCCGAGTGGAAGCTCTTCGTGCAGGTCATCGACCCCGACGACGAGGACCGCTTCGACTTCGACCCGCTCGACGACACCAAGACCTGGCCCGAGGACCTCGTCCCCCTCCAGCCCGTGGGGCGCCTCGTGCTCGACCGCAACGTCGACAACTTCTTCAACGAGAACGAGCAGCTGGCCTTCGGCCCGGGGCTCGTCGTGCCCGGGATCTACTACTCGGACGACAAGATGCTGCAGTGCAGGGTGTTCGCCTACGCCGACACGCAGCGCTACCGCCTGGGGCCCAACTACCTGATGCTCCCCGTCAACGCGCCCAAGTGCGGCTTCAAGAACAACCACTACGACGGCGCCATGAACTTCATGCACCGCGACGAGGAGGTGGACTACTACCCGTCACGCCACGCGCCGCTCCGGCACGCCGAGCCGGCCAGCTTCCCCGTGCCCACGCGGCCCGTCGTCGGAAAAAGGGAGAAGACGAGGATCAAGAAGGAGAACGACTTCGTGCAGCCCGGGGAGAGGTACCGCAGCTGGGCGCCCGACCGCCAGGACAGGTTCGTGCGCCGCTTCGCCGACGCGCTCGCCCACCCCAAGGTCAGCCACGAGCTCCGCGTCATCTGGATCGACTTCCTCTCCAAG TGTGACAAGTCGTGCGGCATGAAGGTGGCCAACCGCCTTAACGTGAAGCCAAGCATGTGA